Proteins from a single region of Pseudomonadota bacterium:
- a CDS encoding ROK family protein: MRIGIDIGGTKILVGVVDETGSIIYKIKIPTDAKNSYICVRDDIVNTVDNVLKECGLHKKDIGRIGIASAGQIDKKTHNVVFSPNLGWHNVPLKQDFEKIFGIETFIENDVNAATYGEWKFGLNSAPDDVVGVFIGTGIGGGLIINRKLYRGFTNVGGELGHITVNPYGYKCNCGNHGCLEAYCGGSYIVGRVQEKIKSGYRGRIWDIIGGNVDILHTGHIEEACLSGDEFCVYAWREVIEYMGAAMASIANLINPEVIILGGGVVYGTRYFVDDIRDVMEKRAMPASIRGLKIEKAKLGEDSAIMGAVFTEA, translated from the coding sequence ATGCGGATTGGTATAGACATAGGCGGAACAAAAATTTTAGTCGGTGTTGTCGATGAGACGGGTAGCATCATTTATAAAATAAAGATACCAACAGATGCAAAGAACAGCTATATATGCGTCAGGGATGATATTGTAAATACAGTTGATAATGTTTTAAAGGAGTGTGGACTGCATAAAAAGGATATTGGAAGGATAGGTATCGCTTCAGCAGGTCAGATAGATAAAAAGACTCATAATGTTGTATTCTCCCCCAATCTTGGGTGGCATAATGTGCCATTAAAGCAGGATTTTGAAAAGATATTCGGAATAGAGACTTTTATTGAGAACGATGTTAATGCGGCAACCTATGGTGAGTGGAAATTTGGTTTAAACAGCGCCCCCGATGATGTGGTTGGTGTTTTTATCGGAACAGGTATTGGCGGCGGGCTCATTATAAACAGAAAATTATACAGAGGTTTTACAAATGTAGGCGGTGAACTTGGGCACATTACAGTCAACCCCTATGGCTATAAATGTAACTGTGGTAATCATGGCTGCCTTGAAGCATACTGTGGCGGATCATATATCGTGGGCAGGGTCCAGGAGAAAATAAAGAGTGGCTACAGAGGCAGGATATGGGATATAATTGGTGGCAATGTGGATATATTGCACACGGGCCATATTGAAGAAGCTTGTTTATCAGGGGATGAATTTTGTGTATATGCATGGCGTGAGGTCATTGAATATATGGGTGCTGCCATGGCAAGCATTGCGAATCTGATAAATCCTGAAGTAATTATACTTGGCGGCGGGGTGGTTTACGGAACACGCTATTTTGTTGACGATATAAGAGATGTTATGGAGAAAAGGGCCATGCCGGCATCTATCAGGGGTTTAAAGATAGAGAAGGCAAAACTCGGCGAAGACTCTGCAATCATGGGGGCAGTATTTACTGAAGCGTAG
- a CDS encoding TIGR00730 family Rossman fold protein, with the protein MEKQYVIDEITVKDTWRLFHIMAEFVEGFENLADIEPAVSIFGSARRQKNDPVYEKTFKLAKLLGKNGFNVITGGGGGVMEAANRGAKEAGAKSVGINIELPFEQKPNPYTNVKLSFRYFFVRKVMFLKYAMAYIIMPGGFGTLDECFEAITLIQTKKVKPFPVILVDSAYWKGLIDWVESTLLPMSNISREDMGIIKIMDEPEEVVDYIKKFVILR; encoded by the coding sequence ATGGAAAAGCAATATGTCATTGACGAGATAACCGTTAAGGATACATGGCGGTTGTTCCATATCATGGCAGAGTTTGTAGAGGGTTTTGAAAATCTTGCTGATATCGAGCCTGCGGTAAGTATTTTCGGAAGCGCACGGCGCCAAAAAAATGATCCCGTTTATGAAAAGACATTTAAGCTGGCAAAACTCCTCGGCAAAAACGGATTTAATGTAATTACCGGCGGCGGCGGCGGCGTTATGGAGGCTGCAAACAGGGGCGCCAAAGAAGCCGGTGCAAAATCGGTAGGAATAAACATCGAACTTCCATTTGAGCAGAAACCCAATCCCTATACAAACGTTAAGTTAAGCTTCCGGTATTTCTTTGTACGAAAAGTCATGTTTTTAAAATATGCCATGGCTTATATCATTATGCCTGGCGGATTCGGTACGCTTGATGAATGCTTTGAGGCCATTACTCTGATTCAAACAAAAAAGGTCAAGCCCTTCCCCGTTATTCTTGTTGATTCAGCATACTGGAAAGGCCTCATCGATTGGGTTGAGTCAACACTATTGCCAATGTCCAACATTTCAAGAGAGGACATGGGGATTATTAAAATTATGGATGAACCGGAAGAAGTGGTGGATTACATCAAAAAATTCGTCATCCTCCGTTGA
- a CDS encoding DUF58 domain-containing protein, whose protein sequence is MTILLGVSAVNTGNNLIYLIVSALLSFMGISGFFGKNNLSKIAVEVEFPQEIYAKNNFPLKIILKNKKRLLPVFLLKIHIDGHSILFPFADVKSETTKYINISFRKRGQYTIKDVYISSVFPFNFFTRFRHLNNTFNCIVFPELKKCDLITLYEKGRRLKGEKASDKIGFESDIVSIREYVYGDPLKYINWKATAKTGVLKTKELSSLLHQPITIDFDKVIIKDTEEKISCISYSIIQLLKKNMPVGLKIKDMLYEPGTSRNHKISMLKGLALFEKK, encoded by the coding sequence TTGACAATACTGCTGGGTGTCTCTGCGGTCAATACGGGCAATAATCTTATATACCTCATCGTTTCAGCCCTTCTCAGCTTCATGGGAATTTCCGGATTCTTCGGTAAGAATAACCTGTCGAAAATTGCTGTTGAAGTGGAATTCCCTCAGGAAATCTATGCAAAAAATAATTTTCCCCTGAAAATAATACTTAAAAACAAGAAAAGGCTATTACCGGTGTTTTTATTGAAAATCCATATTGACGGGCATTCAATACTTTTTCCTTTTGCAGACGTTAAAAGTGAAACAACAAAATATATAAACATTTCTTTTCGTAAGAGAGGTCAATATACAATAAAAGATGTGTACATAAGCTCCGTATTCCCCTTCAATTTTTTTACAAGATTCAGACATCTTAACAACACGTTTAATTGCATTGTTTTTCCCGAATTAAAAAAGTGCGATCTTATCACACTTTACGAAAAGGGGAGAAGGCTAAAAGGTGAAAAGGCCTCCGATAAAATAGGTTTTGAATCGGATATCGTTTCCATACGGGAATATGTATACGGTGATCCGTTAAAATATATCAACTGGAAGGCAACTGCGAAAACGGGTGTATTAAAAACAAAAGAGCTCTCATCACTCTTACATCAGCCCATTACCATAGATTTTGACAAGGTAATCATAAAAGACACTGAAGAAAAGATTTCCTGCATCTCCTATTCTATTATTCAACTCCTTAAAAAGAATATGCCTGTAGGGTTAAAAATAAAAGACATGTTATATGAACCCGGGACTTCGCGGAATCATAAGATAAGTATGCTGAAAGGGCTGGCGCTGTTCGAAAAAAAGTGA
- a CDS encoding Rne/Rng family ribonuclease: MASELIINVTFNEIRMAFLENGIPVEFFIERKNDKNIVGNIYKGKVVRIVPGMDAAFVDVGLEKSAFLYVGDILLDRAMYEEYEDTDFVPQVEVNERIEGVLEEGQEIIVQVSREPIGQKGTRVTSKITLPGRLLVLMPSTQHIGVSRRIEQEEERKRLASVLKEICPKGFGLIARTASEGKIEEELASDLNFLQRIWESIQNKAKHVRAPSILHQDLGMILRVIRDLHSHNLKRIVVDDETVFLKIKEFLKEYLPEEGCEAICFNEKDPVFEAFGIEIDIAKLTQKKIWLKSGGYIVFDYTEALTVIDVNTGRYLGRKDLEDTILRTNLEAVKEIAYQIRLRNIGGIIVVDFIDMERKESREMVFQALVDALKKDRIKTFAYPISEIGLVQITRKRTRHNIVDMLTEMCPNCDGASYIKSRYTVCYEVLRELLSFCRKEGGKKINLYLAPEVASFIYEEEKSSIEHIENTYETKINIIANPALSINRFHIEKAH; encoded by the coding sequence ATGGCATCTGAACTGATAATCAATGTGACGTTTAACGAAATCAGGATGGCTTTTCTGGAGAATGGTATTCCCGTTGAGTTCTTCATAGAGAGGAAGAATGATAAGAATATAGTCGGCAATATTTACAAAGGCAAGGTTGTCAGGATAGTTCCTGGAATGGACGCTGCTTTTGTTGATGTAGGCCTTGAGAAATCTGCCTTTCTTTACGTTGGTGATATCCTGTTGGACAGGGCCATGTATGAGGAATATGAAGATACTGATTTTGTTCCCCAGGTAGAGGTCAATGAAAGGATTGAGGGAGTTCTGGAGGAAGGCCAGGAGATAATTGTCCAGGTTTCAAGGGAACCCATCGGGCAGAAAGGGACACGTGTGACCTCGAAAATTACCTTACCCGGCAGGCTCCTTGTACTCATGCCATCAACACAACATATAGGTGTTTCAAGAAGAATTGAGCAGGAAGAGGAGAGAAAAAGGCTTGCAAGCGTATTGAAAGAAATTTGTCCCAAGGGATTTGGCCTTATAGCGAGGACAGCGTCTGAGGGCAAAATTGAAGAAGAACTGGCAAGCGACCTTAATTTTCTCCAGAGAATATGGGAGAGTATACAGAACAAGGCAAAACACGTAAGGGCCCCTTCAATCCTGCATCAGGACCTTGGTATGATTTTACGGGTTATCAGGGACCTTCATTCTCATAACTTGAAAAGAATAGTGGTTGATGACGAGACTGTCTTTTTAAAGATAAAGGAATTCTTAAAAGAGTATTTGCCCGAAGAAGGATGCGAAGCGATCTGTTTTAACGAGAAAGACCCTGTCTTTGAGGCTTTCGGAATAGAGATTGATATTGCCAAACTTACACAAAAGAAGATATGGCTGAAATCGGGTGGTTATATCGTATTTGATTACACAGAGGCCTTGACCGTAATCGATGTAAACACGGGAAGATATCTCGGCAGGAAAGACCTTGAAGATACGATACTGAGGACCAATCTCGAAGCCGTGAAAGAGATTGCCTACCAGATACGCTTACGGAACATCGGTGGTATTATTGTTGTCGACTTTATAGATATGGAGCGGAAAGAATCAAGGGAGATGGTCTTCCAGGCGCTTGTCGATGCCTTGAAGAAAGACAGGATAAAGACCTTTGCATATCCGATAAGCGAGATTGGGCTTGTACAGATAACGCGGAAAAGAACAAGACATAATATTGTCGATATGCTCACTGAAATGTGTCCAAATTGTGATGGTGCCAGCTATATTAAATCCCGTTACACTGTGTGTTATGAAGTCCTGAGAGAACTCCTTAGTTTTTGCAGGAAAGAAGGGGGTAAAAAGATAAATCTTTATTTAGCGCCTGAAGTGGCAAGCTTCATTTACGAGGAAGAAAAAAGCTCAATTGAACATATTGAAAATACCTACGAGACAAAAATCAATATTATTGCCAACCCTGCATTAAGCATTAACAGGTTTCATATTGAAAAAGCACATTAA
- a CDS encoding MoxR family ATPase gives MEINNHKIDHIIKSLSNYLQGKDVPLRLSLVSFFSRGHLLIEDLPGLGKTTLAIGIARSLGLTFGRIQCTSDLLPTDITGLSIYNKSAGVFEFHPGPIFNNIVLCDEINRATPKTQSALLEAMGEKQVTIEGKTYKLPRLFSVIATQNPVEQFGTFPLPESQLDRFMMKISIGYPSRDAEKEILKLGSKREELYTIEPVMNKEEVIQLHADIEKNVYVSDKILDYALAIIEATRNNEYFTAGLSTRGALTLISTAKANAYFHSRDFVIPEDIKELSGYTIPHRVLFKEEYEALDKKEIVKSLIEAIPTPA, from the coding sequence ATGGAAATCAATAATCATAAAATCGACCATATAATAAAATCCCTCTCAAACTACCTCCAGGGAAAGGACGTACCACTTAGACTCTCTCTTGTATCCTTTTTTTCGAGAGGCCATTTATTGATTGAGGATTTGCCGGGCCTTGGAAAAACAACCCTTGCCATCGGCATTGCCAGATCGCTTGGTCTTACATTTGGAAGGATCCAGTGTACCAGCGATTTGCTTCCAACCGATATTACAGGACTATCCATCTATAACAAGAGCGCCGGGGTGTTCGAATTTCACCCCGGACCAATTTTTAACAATATTGTACTCTGCGATGAAATAAACAGGGCTACACCGAAAACGCAAAGCGCACTCTTGGAGGCTATGGGAGAAAAACAGGTAACCATCGAGGGAAAAACATACAAACTCCCAAGGCTGTTTTCTGTTATTGCCACCCAGAACCCCGTTGAACAGTTCGGAACATTTCCCCTCCCCGAGTCGCAACTCGACAGATTTATGATGAAAATAAGCATCGGGTATCCCTCCCGTGATGCAGAGAAGGAAATCCTTAAACTTGGGAGCAAACGGGAAGAGCTTTATACAATAGAACCTGTAATGAATAAGGAAGAGGTCATCCAGCTTCATGCAGATATAGAAAAAAATGTATACGTATCCGATAAGATTCTCGACTATGCCCTTGCAATTATAGAGGCAACAAGAAATAATGAGTACTTCACGGCAGGACTTTCAACACGCGGAGCGCTGACCCTCATAAGCACAGCAAAGGCAAATGCATATTTCCACAGCAGGGATTTCGTTATTCCCGAAGATATAAAAGAATTGTCCGGGTACACAATACCGCACCGGGTCCTGTTTAAAGAGGAATATGAGGCACTCGATAAAAAGGAGATCGTAAAATCTTTAATAGAGGCAATACCCACCCCGGCGTAA
- a CDS encoding phosphatidylglycerol lysyltransferase domain-containing protein, translating to MKQYHPEVSEYSFTNLFIWREHYKFQWALFKDWLMIVCQNGQDSIYAMQPVGPASRCNAALKLLEWLREEMKVDAPHIERADERLVSELEREGRCTIDETREHFDYVYLKNDLALLSGNKYRSKRNHINQLLRTYSFMYDRLMPEHIQACLELQEKWCQLRRCEEDLNLLGEWDAVLEVLAHFDTLKVEGGVITIEGKVVAFTIGEMLNDTTAVVHIEKADPEIPGLYQIINQQFCEKFVQGAIYVNREQDLGLPGLREAKMSYYPHHFVKKYSVGLK from the coding sequence TTGAAACAGTACCATCCTGAAGTCTCCGAATACTCATTTACAAATCTTTTTATATGGCGCGAACATTATAAATTTCAGTGGGCTCTGTTCAAAGACTGGCTGATGATTGTCTGTCAGAACGGCCAGGATTCAATATACGCCATGCAACCGGTTGGCCCTGCATCAAGGTGTAATGCCGCCCTGAAGCTCCTTGAATGGCTGCGGGAGGAAATGAAGGTGGATGCGCCGCATATTGAAAGGGCAGATGAAAGACTTGTCTCGGAACTCGAAAGGGAAGGGCGCTGTACCATTGATGAGACAAGGGAACATTTCGATTATGTCTATTTAAAGAATGACCTTGCGCTACTTTCGGGAAACAAATACCGCTCAAAACGAAACCACATAAATCAATTGCTGCGTACCTATTCATTTATGTATGACCGCTTAATGCCTGAGCATATACAGGCCTGTCTTGAATTACAGGAAAAATGGTGTCAGTTAAGACGTTGTGAAGAAGATTTAAACCTGCTGGGTGAATGGGATGCAGTCCTTGAGGTACTTGCACATTTTGATACCCTCAAAGTAGAAGGCGGTGTCATTACCATTGAAGGAAAGGTTGTGGCGTTTACAATAGGTGAAATGCTGAACGATACAACTGCAGTTGTGCATATAGAAAAAGCAGATCCGGAAATTCCTGGATTATACCAGATCATTAATCAGCAATTCTGTGAAAAATTCGTGCAGGGTGCCATTTATGTGAACAGAGAGCAGGACCTCGGTTTACCCGGCCTCAGGGAAGCGAAAATGTCATATTATCCCCACCATTTCGTGAAAAAGTATTCAGTGGGATTAAAGTAA
- a CDS encoding phosphomannomutase/phosphoglucomutase produces the protein MNKEIFREYDIRGGVEKDLTDDVVKNIARAFGAYMAERGKRNASIGRDCRLSSDHYRDLVVEGMVESGLDVIDLGVVPSPLFYYSLFNLEVDGGIMITGSHNPADQNGFKVAYGKATLFGEEIQSIRKLIEEKKFVHGAGSVREYKTIVEDYYNFLRKNISLNKSFNVVIDAGNGTGGVVALPIMKEMGQNVTGLFCEMDGRFPNHHPDPTVEKNIVTLRKTVLDTKADVGIGYDGDADRIGVIDNEGNVIWGDYLMIIFARDVLKQHKGATFVSEVKCSKNLYEDVEKHGGFPIMWKAGHSLIKQKMKETGALLGGEMSGHIFFADKFFGYDDAIYASLRLLEIMGNGDRPLSEYLRDVPKMYSTPEIRIDCPDDVKFHVVKELTEYYKSKYKVIDIDGVRVVLDDGWGLVRPSNTGPILVLRFEAVSQKALESIQKMVMDDLTGIMKEYI, from the coding sequence ATGAATAAGGAGATATTCAGAGAATATGACATTAGAGGGGGTGTTGAAAAAGACCTGACCGATGATGTTGTAAAAAATATTGCCAGGGCATTCGGGGCATATATGGCTGAGCGTGGAAAAAGGAATGCCTCAATAGGGAGAGATTGCAGACTTAGTTCGGATCATTACAGGGACCTCGTGGTGGAAGGTATGGTGGAAAGCGGGCTTGATGTGATTGACCTTGGCGTTGTCCCTTCGCCTCTATTTTACTATTCCCTTTTTAATCTTGAAGTGGATGGCGGGATCATGATAACGGGAAGCCACAACCCCGCTGACCAGAATGGTTTTAAGGTGGCATACGGAAAGGCAACGCTTTTTGGTGAAGAGATACAGTCCATACGAAAGCTTATTGAGGAAAAAAAGTTTGTTCATGGAGCGGGCTCTGTCAGGGAGTACAAGACGATTGTAGAAGATTATTACAATTTTTTAAGGAAAAATATTTCATTGAACAAAAGCTTTAATGTGGTTATTGATGCAGGGAATGGGACAGGAGGGGTTGTTGCTTTGCCTATAATGAAGGAGATGGGGCAGAATGTTACCGGGCTTTTCTGTGAAATGGACGGACGTTTCCCAAACCACCATCCGGACCCTACTGTGGAAAAAAATATTGTTACCCTGAGAAAAACAGTGCTCGATACAAAGGCAGACGTGGGGATAGGGTATGACGGTGATGCTGACAGGATCGGGGTTATCGATAACGAAGGGAACGTTATATGGGGTGATTATCTTATGATAATCTTTGCAAGAGATGTATTGAAACAACACAAAGGGGCAACTTTTGTTTCTGAGGTAAAGTGCTCAAAAAATCTCTATGAAGATGTGGAAAAACATGGCGGGTTTCCCATTATGTGGAAGGCAGGTCATTCCCTTATCAAGCAGAAGATGAAGGAAACAGGGGCACTCCTTGGCGGAGAAATGAGCGGTCATATCTTTTTTGCAGATAAATTTTTCGGGTACGATGATGCAATTTATGCTTCATTGCGGTTACTTGAAATTATGGGTAATGGTGACAGGCCCCTTTCCGAATATTTGAGAGATGTGCCGAAAATGTATTCTACACCTGAGATCAGGATTGATTGCCCTGATGATGTAAAATTTCATGTTGTCAAAGAACTGACTGAATATTATAAATCCAAATATAAAGTAATAGACATAGACGGAGTAAGGGTTGTTCTCGATGATGGATGGGGCCTTGTAAGGCCATCCAATACCGGACCTATCCTTGTCTTGCGATTTGAGGCAGTGAGCCAAAAGGCATTGGAAAGCATACAAAAAATGGTCATGGATGACCTGACCGGGATTATGAAGGAGTACATATAA
- the ispE gene encoding 4-(cytidine 5'-diphospho)-2-C-methyl-D-erythritol kinase, whose protein sequence is MKKHIKSPAKVNLFLKVLSKRPDGYHNIVSIVDIISLYDVISIEELEDDVVIVNDDRGVLPEGQANTIYRAAMLLKERFNIHSGVKVFVEKHIPIGSGLGGPSSNAATVLKELIRMWELKINFDELTDIGRKIGADVPLFLFCKPCVMRGTGEAISPVKLPSLWYLIVYPNVILSTKAVYEGLKIVLTKKENDIKLIEQFYSVHDIAGLLENDLETVAIPMCPTIKAIKDRIIKAGAIGALMSGSGSSVFGIFENEEGAERGLLHLKDMCSVFVAHSI, encoded by the coding sequence TTGAAAAAGCACATTAAATCTCCTGCCAAGGTAAACCTGTTCCTGAAAGTTCTCTCAAAAAGACCTGACGGGTATCATAATATCGTGAGTATTGTTGATATTATATCTCTTTATGATGTTATATCAATTGAGGAATTAGAAGATGACGTTGTCATAGTAAACGACGATAGAGGTGTTTTGCCGGAAGGTCAGGCAAATACGATCTACAGGGCAGCCATGCTGCTAAAGGAAAGATTCAATATTCACTCAGGTGTGAAAGTATTTGTTGAAAAACATATCCCTATCGGCAGCGGGCTTGGTGGTCCAAGCAGTAATGCTGCTACCGTTTTGAAAGAACTTATCAGGATGTGGGAATTGAAAATAAATTTTGATGAGCTAACTGATATTGGGAGGAAGATAGGAGCAGATGTCCCCCTGTTCCTCTTTTGTAAGCCATGCGTCATGAGGGGGACAGGCGAAGCAATATCTCCAGTGAAATTGCCATCGCTCTGGTATCTTATAGTCTATCCAAATGTGATTTTAAGCACAAAAGCGGTATATGAAGGTTTAAAAATCGTATTGACAAAAAAAGAAAATGATATTAAATTGATAGAGCAGTTTTATTCTGTCCATGATATTGCAGGCTTGCTGGAGAATGATCTTGAGACAGTCGCAATTCCAATGTGCCCAACAATTAAAGCTATAAAAGACAGAATTATCAAAGCCGGGGCAATTGGTGCACTAATGAGTGGCAGCGGCTCATCCGTCTTTGGTATTTTTGAAAATGAGGAGGGGGCAGAAAGGGGATTGTTACATTTGAAAGATATGTGTAGCGTGTTTGTAGCGCATAGTATTTAG
- a CDS encoding TIGR03936 family radical SAM-associated protein, whose amino-acid sequence MIAIPNNIAKPARYTGIETNKTMKDPESVLVRFALCYPDIYEVGMSYYGYFLLYELANTIERVWCERCFAPWDDMDAYLKENNYPLLTLESKTPLHRMDLVGFSLSYELNVTNVINMLKLGGIRIRSEERAGGPIVIGGGPSMLNPKPFEGFFDLIVVGEADDVLVNILTMMKGLKGLDRYHVIQELANLEGVYSPLFNKEKVQRLYIKDLDSSYHATSPPIPVVNSIHNRLNIEISRGCGNGCRFCLAGFGYRPYRERSFEKVTEIIDMAIKNTGFEELSLLSLSSGDYSSLFQTISYIKNNHKGVSVSLPSLKIGSIDEDAIGAIAGIARTGFTFALEAASPDIRCRINKNIDVDALFSQLPTLRKYGWKRLKLYFMIGFPWEIDEDMDVVKEIFTHFEKAGIDVNLAISPFIPKPHTPFQWLPMEDKDILKEKMLRIKSVLRKKSGRVKYRDIETSLIEGIISRGDSALMPLFESLADKNTRLEAWGEFFKPNLYHEWFDENGLDMKRYLRGRSFDNPLPWDFIDTGIDRNFLMNEFSRAEKGEITGDCYKGCEGCGIGCDKGRGQGVEGPRVQGISTIDYRIPNIDSETGHSQFSIHNSQALILPKTEQSEISKKITFRYAKYADARYIGHIDTMNILLRAIRSCGIQLKMHGKYHPLPKIALSDALPVGIESTCELVEIETDSDILHFGTLLKKINLKLPKGIKIHEAIVGSLKDMVKEYSYVLVSEDEREMEEITKWRTNVKKHFYIWKGKGIKSLWQLGTFQRILKVEDRRIYGI is encoded by the coding sequence ATGATAGCCATTCCCAATAACATCGCAAAGCCTGCCCGTTATACAGGCATAGAAACTAATAAGACAATGAAAGACCCTGAGTCTGTTCTTGTCCGCTTTGCCCTCTGCTATCCTGATATATATGAAGTGGGAATGTCCTATTACGGGTACTTTCTTCTCTATGAGCTTGCCAATACAATAGAAAGAGTCTGGTGCGAAAGGTGTTTTGCGCCATGGGACGACATGGATGCCTATCTGAAAGAAAACAATTACCCGCTCCTTACCCTCGAATCAAAGACACCATTGCACAGGATGGACCTCGTTGGTTTTTCCCTGTCATATGAGTTGAATGTTACAAACGTGATTAATATGCTCAAGCTTGGCGGTATCAGGATAAGGTCTGAAGAGAGGGCAGGGGGGCCGATTGTAATAGGCGGCGGGCCGTCAATGCTCAATCCTAAGCCCTTTGAAGGTTTTTTTGATCTCATTGTAGTTGGTGAGGCAGACGATGTGCTCGTTAATATATTAACTATGATGAAAGGACTCAAAGGCCTTGACAGATACCATGTAATACAGGAATTGGCCAATCTGGAGGGTGTTTACTCACCGCTTTTCAATAAAGAAAAGGTACAGCGTTTATACATCAAAGACCTCGATAGCTCGTATCATGCAACAAGTCCTCCAATACCTGTTGTTAACAGTATTCACAACAGATTGAACATAGAGATATCGAGAGGCTGCGGGAACGGTTGCAGGTTTTGCCTTGCAGGTTTTGGATACAGGCCATACAGGGAAAGATCCTTCGAAAAGGTAACAGAGATTATAGACATGGCAATTAAAAATACCGGATTCGAAGAATTATCTTTGCTTTCACTGAGTTCCGGCGATTACAGTTCCCTTTTTCAGACGATCTCATACATCAAAAACAACCACAAAGGCGTTTCTGTGTCGTTGCCTTCATTGAAAATAGGGAGCATCGATGAAGATGCTATCGGTGCTATTGCAGGTATCGCACGAACAGGCTTCACCTTTGCCCTTGAGGCTGCATCGCCCGATATACGATGCAGGATTAACAAGAATATCGATGTGGATGCATTGTTTTCACAACTCCCCACACTCAGGAAATATGGATGGAAAAGATTGAAATTGTACTTTATGATCGGTTTCCCCTGGGAAATAGATGAAGACATGGATGTTGTCAAAGAGATTTTTACCCATTTTGAAAAAGCAGGGATTGATGTAAATCTTGCAATTTCCCCCTTCATTCCTAAACCTCATACACCATTTCAATGGTTGCCCATGGAAGACAAGGACATTTTAAAAGAAAAAATGCTCAGGATTAAAAGCGTATTAAGAAAAAAGTCTGGGAGAGTAAAATACAGGGACATAGAAACAAGTCTAATTGAAGGTATTATATCAAGGGGCGATAGTGCGCTGATGCCTCTTTTCGAATCTCTTGCCGATAAGAATACAAGGCTTGAAGCGTGGGGCGAATTTTTTAAACCGAACCTATACCATGAATGGTTTGATGAAAACGGCCTTGACATGAAACGATATCTGCGGGGGAGATCATTCGATAATCCGTTGCCATGGGACTTTATCGATACAGGCATTGATCGTAATTTTTTAATGAATGAATTCAGCAGGGCCGAAAAGGGAGAAATCACCGGTGATTGTTATAAAGGATGTGAAGGGTGCGGGATAGGGTGCGATAAAGGCAGGGGTCAAGGGGTCGAGGGTCCAAGGGTTCAAGGGATTTCAACTATCGACTATCGAATACCGAATATCGATTCTGAAACGGGACATTCTCAATTCTCAATTCACAATTCACAAGCTTTAATCCTGCCGAAGACGGAACAATCCGAAATTTCTAAGAAGATTACTTTCCGTTATGCTAAGTATGCCGATGCGCGGTATATAGGCCATATAGACACGATGAATATTTTATTAAGGGCAATACGGTCATGTGGCATCCAGTTGAAGATGCACGGAAAATATCATCCTCTTCCCAAAATTGCCCTGTCTGATGCGCTACCTGTTGGTATAGAGAGTACATGTGAGTTGGTAGAAATAGAAACTGATAGTGATATTTTACATTTCGGGACACTCCTGAAAAAGATAAACTTAAAATTACCGAAAGGCATAAAGATTCATGAGGCTATTGTGGGAAGCTTAAAAGATATGGTAAAAGAATACTCCTATGTTCTCGTATCGGAAGACGAGAGAGAAATGGAAGAGATAACAAAGTGGCGAACAAATGTCAAAAAACACTTTTATATATGGAAAGGAAAGGGTATTAAGAGTTTATGGCAATTAGGAACATTTCAAAGAATTTTGAAAGTAGAGGATAGAAGAATTTATGGCATCTGA